Below is a genomic region from Alphaproteobacteria bacterium SS10.
AAGGGGTAAAGCTCAAGCACCAGGGCGGCAGGGCGAATACTCTTCACCAGGGCAATTAACCGACGCCGGCGTGCTGACAGATACTCTTCGGTTACTGGTTCACCGTCAGGGTCACGGTGGTCGTTGAAGTCTCTCTCGTTAATGCCAATGGCTGGCAGTTGCTCAACCCGGCAATTCGGCACCATGGCCGCCATGTCATTGGTACCGCCATTAATCACCACCACCTCAACATCGAGACGCTTACCCGCCTTTGCCGTTGCCTCTGCAAGGGCAGCGGTTCGGTGGACATGGCCCATGCCGAGAAGGTGTTGAATGTAGAAGGCGACAGTTGTCATGGAAAATCTGGTCTGGGCGCGGAAGGCGCTCTGGCTCAAAAGCCAAAGCTGCCGAGATCAGGCCCCTCGCCCGAGATGGTGAGGCCGTGAAGCGCTTCATCTAAACGATCTGCGGCTTCATTCAAGCCATGATTCTCCTGCACGTTCTGGAATGCAGCATGGCCGAGAGCGTGGCGACGCTCTGTATTGGTCAAAAGCTCACGCACGGCGGCGGCAAATGCATCGGTGTCACGGGGCGGGGTAATCAGGCCGGTTTCATTGTTCAAGACAATGTCGGTGACACCGCCAAAGTCACCGGCCACCACCGGAACACCGGTCGCCTGCGCCTCAAGCAGGCTCATGCCATAAGCCTCATTGATCGCTGGCCAGACATAGGCGTCGGTGGCGCTGTGCAGAACCACCATCGTGTCGGCTGACGCCTCGCCGATTGGCACGACGCGGGTGCCCAGCGGACGCATGGCGGTCAGCACCTGCGGGCGGGCGGGACCATCGCCAGCAATGATCAGTCGGAAATCGAGGTCATCCAGCTGCTGTAGCGCTTTTGCGAGTTCACGGTAGGATTCAAGCTTATCCCCTTCCCGCATCATGCCAGCGGCGAGCAACCATGGCGGCCCCGGGTCAATACTGAACCGCCGGGCCAGCACATTGCGGGCACTACCACCACGGCCACGTGCCATGGCAAATGGCGTAACATCGAGGAATGGCCGCAGGATCATCATCCGATTGGGATCGGAGAGCAGCGGCATGACGCATTCAGTATCCGCCGTGTTGAGCCCAACCACCATCGCAGCCTGACCAAGCGCCTCGGCAACTGCATTGTGCCCCATATCCCAGGCCCCATTAGCCTGTTTTGGCGCATAGGAGGCTTCAGCCACCACATAGGGAATGCCCATGGCCTGACAGTAGCCTGGACCAATCCAATCGGGTGCCTTGTGATAGAGGTGGTAGGTGAACCAAAGACTTGGGCGGAGCTCCGGACGCAGCATCTCTGTACGCTGAATAAGCCGGGTTGCCGTCGTCACCCCAACATCACGCAGACGGGTTTGGCGAATGTAGTCACCGGCGCCATCGCGGCTAGAAAACTTTGATGCGACCTGCACTGTATGACCGGCGGCCTCCAGCGCTTTGATAAGCAGCTGGGCCATCATCCGGTCACCGGACGGTTTCGGATCGTCCGGTGCCTTCATCGGCGCGTAGAAGGCAATTCTCATAAGGCTGGTTTTGGTTCTGCCTTACCGGCCACGGGGGATTCCGTAGCATTTGGGAGCTCGGTGTCTGTCACCAGACATTCTTGCATCAGTTGTAGGAGTGGGGACAGACAATGGTCAAAGGTGAATTCGGTTTCGACGCGTTGTAACACCGCCGTGCCCATGCGCTCCCGCAGCGCCACATCATTGGCCAACCCTGTGATAGCAGCAGCGAAAGCCGCAGGATCATTGGGCTCCACAAGCCTGCCGGTCTTGCCGTCTTCGATAAACTCTGGAATGGCACCGACATTGGTCGCCACAGCTGGTAGGCGCTGTGACGCGGCTTCCATCAGGACATTTGGCAGCCCATCGCGATCTCCTGAGCCAGTGATTCTGCTCGCCAAAAGAAACAAGTCAGCAGCCTGACAGAGTGAAGTCACCGTCGATCTCGGCTGCGGCCCATGCCATGTGATGCGATCACTAAGCCCAAGAGATTCAGCTAACGCCTTAAGACTATTGGCCTCATCACCGCCCCCCACATGGTCCCAGCGCCAATCCAGGTCAGTGGGTAACTGGGCCAGGGCTTCTAGGATGGTATCCAGCCCCTTCTTCTTAACCGCGCGCCCAACGGTAAGTAGCCTCAAGGTAGCGTCATCACGCTTTTCTGGTGGCGTTGGCATCTCCGCCAGATCTAGCCCGTGATAGACAAGATGCACCCGCTCCGGTTTCTCAGCCAGATTGCGCAGATGGCTGACATTGCCAGCGGTGCAGGTGACGGTCCATTTGGCGTCATCAAGCTTCTCTGCCAACTCCCAATCGGGCGAGGTGTAGATGTCCTTCGCATGGGCAGACACTGAGAAGTCTAGGCCCCGCATAATCGCGGCATAGCGGGCCACGGAACACGGTGTATGCAGAAAATGGGCGTAGATCAGATCTGGGTCATCGCCCAGCTCTGCCGCCATAACCAGGGCTTGTCCAAACCGGCGAACGCGATTGGCCGTGCGATCCCGGTCGAGGTCACGCCGCCAAAGCGAGATAGCCCGTCGATAACCAGGCATACGCCGGGCCTTCAACCAGCCACGTAACACCCTGACCGGCTCCTGGTAGAGATACTCAGGTAGGTAGGTGATGGCGGCCTTGATCCGTTCGTGCACCGGGTGACGATAAGGATCAGTTGGGTGACGAAGGGAGATCAGATGTAGCGTTGCACCCGCCTTCTCCAACCCCTCAAGCTCTTGGGCAATAAAGGTTTCGGAAAGCCGCGGATAGCCTTTCAGCACGACGGCCAAGCGTAAGCCGTCTAACGGCTTAGAAGATGAGATTGGGGGCATCGGTTGGCGTAGCCGAATTCGGACCAGACTTACCGGCCAACGGCGCGGATTGGGGACATGAGTTTCTGGCCCTTATCATCATCGCCGTCAAACCAACTATCGAGGATATCGCCCATGCGGCCCAGACCGTCGAGCATACCAGGCACCGCTTGTGATGATGGGGCTGGTTGATCAGCCAGACCACGGATTGCATCCACCATGATCTGGGCATCACGCTTATTGCCATTGCCCGGCAATACGCGGGCCAGGCCAAGCTCTGCCGCGCGGTTTGCTCGGATCGTTTGCTCAAGCCTTGGCACATCGCGAGGGACAATCACCGCTGGCTTATCCAAGGACAGCACCTCACAGAAGGTGTTGTAACCACCCATGCAAACAACGCCGACGGATTGCGCCATCAGCTGCTCCATATGGGCATCAAAGCGGGCAATCGTAACCTTAGGAAGCCTAGCCACCCGACGGAGGAAGCTGTTCCAAACCCGGGTCTTAATAAACGGGCCGGTCACAATATGGGCGCGGCACGGCAGGTCACCATCATGCTCATAGGCCTTGAGGACCCAATCGATTAGCACATCGCCATCGCCGCCACCGCCGGCCGTGACCAGCACAAACGGGTCATCCATTGAGTTACGGCGCTGACGGGTGACACCGCTCGGCACCCGCCGACGCAGATAGCCAAGATAGTCAGTACGCTCGCGCAGCCGCTCACTGAGCTGGATACCCTGCATTGGGTTGTAAATCTGCTCTAGGCCATAAACCCAGAGGTCGTCGTAGTAGCGCTCAAGCGCGGCGACGGCGCCCTTGCGCAACCATTCGGCGCGCACCCGTAGGGGCTCGTCCAGAATATCGCGAACGCCTAAGACAAGGCGGGTGTCGCCGTCTTTGAGCATATTCAGGGTTGGCTCAATCTCACCCCGAAGGCCCAGCGGTTCTTTATCCACGATAAAGACATCAGGTTGGAAGAACTCAGCCGTGTGCTGAATGATCGAGGCCCGCATGGCCACCGTCTCATCAATGTTCAAATGCTCATTGAGGGAGACATACTCACCATTGCGCAGCTTGATCACACCGGGCACCCGAACGAAGTCGACACGGGTTCGGAAATCAAAGCTGCCGATAATCGGTGAGCCGGAGATGATCAGCACCGACACATCTTTGCGTCGCTCAACCAGCGCATGCGCGATCGCCCGGGTTCGGCGGAGATGGCCGAGCCCGAAGGTATCGTGGCTATACATTAAGACGCGTTTACGCGGCTTCTGGGGCGACAAGTTCTAATCACCAAAGTTGCAGGACGGCCAAAACAGAGGCTTGGCCGAAACACAGAATGTGTTGCGCCGCGCCATAGCACGTCAAGCAACTAATGGTAAGCAGATCTTGAATTCAGCAGAAACGCTGGATTTACGGCTAATTTCGTGTCGGATGGGGCGCGGTTCTAGGCCGCATCCTTGGCATTCGCTGCCT
It encodes:
- a CDS encoding glycosyltransferase family 4 protein; translated protein: MRIAFYAPMKAPDDPKPSGDRMMAQLLIKALEAAGHTVQVASKFSSRDGAGDYIRQTRLRDVGVTTATRLIQRTEMLRPELRPSLWFTYHLYHKAPDWIGPGYCQAMGIPYVVAEASYAPKQANGAWDMGHNAVAEALGQAAMVVGLNTADTECVMPLLSDPNRMMILRPFLDVTPFAMARGRGGSARNVLARRFSIDPGPPWLLAAGMMREGDKLESYRELAKALQQLDDLDFRLIIAGDGPARPQVLTAMRPLGTRVVPIGEASADTMVVLHSATDAYVWPAINEAYGMSLLEAQATGVPVVAGDFGGVTDIVLNNETGLITPPRDTDAFAAAVRELLTNTERRHALGHAAFQNVQENHGLNEAADRLDEALHGLTISGEGPDLGSFGF
- a CDS encoding glycosyltransferase family 4 protein; the encoded protein is MPPISSSKPLDGLRLAVVLKGYPRLSETFIAQELEGLEKAGATLHLISLRHPTDPYRHPVHERIKAAITYLPEYLYQEPVRVLRGWLKARRMPGYRRAISLWRRDLDRDRTANRVRRFGQALVMAAELGDDPDLIYAHFLHTPCSVARYAAIMRGLDFSVSAHAKDIYTSPDWELAEKLDDAKWTVTCTAGNVSHLRNLAEKPERVHLVYHGLDLAEMPTPPEKRDDATLRLLTVGRAVKKKGLDTILEALAQLPTDLDWRWDHVGGGDEANSLKALAESLGLSDRITWHGPQPRSTVTSLCQAADLFLLASRITGSGDRDGLPNVLMEAASQRLPAVATNVGAIPEFIEDGKTGRLVEPNDPAAFAAAITGLANDVALRERMGTAVLQRVETEFTFDHCLSPLLQLMQECLVTDTELPNATESPVAGKAEPKPAL